One segment of Candidatus Saccharibacteria bacterium DNA contains the following:
- a CDS encoding response regulator → MTKVLLVEDDINLRDLYSARLSAEEIEVFVASDGEEGLTMATSIKPDLIILDVMMPKISGFDVLDILRQTPGLEQVKVIMMTALSSEQDRQRGDRLGVSAYLVKSQVTLEDVVETAMGVLNNSINGVPPSAFTQS, encoded by the coding sequence ATGACAAAAGTATTATTGGTAGAGGATGACATCAACTTACGAGACTTGTACTCAGCTAGGCTCAGCGCAGAAGAGATTGAGGTTTTCGTTGCTAGCGATGGGGAAGAAGGTTTGACTATGGCTACAAGTATCAAGCCAGACCTTATAATTCTAGATGTGATGATGCCAAAAATCTCAGGTTTTGATGTGCTCGACATACTTAGACAGACTCCAGGTCTCGAACAGGTGAAAGTAATCATGATGACAGCACTAAGCTCAGAACAAGACCGTCAACGGGGTGATAGACTCGGAGTATCAGCTTATCTTGTCAAATCTCAAGTCACCCTTGAGGATGTAGTAGAAACCGCAATGGGAGTCTTAAATAATTCAATCAACGGTGTCCCACCATCAGCCTTCACTCAGAGTTAA
- a CDS encoding aminoacyl-tRNA hydrolase, with translation MTKLIVGLGNPGKQYQLSRHNLGWMVLDQIATDLNLQWSTHKYSLTAKNSDLILAKPTTYMNLSGEAVQKLKAFYKLDNQDIAIVYDDFAIEFGALRIRQSGSGAGHNGIKSVIGTIGEDFWRYRIGIGPKPNYQATRDFVLANFSDDEATSLNTFVPAIAQYLLDTPQPTDTTLNLKF, from the coding sequence ATGACGAAACTAATTGTTGGATTGGGAAATCCTGGTAAACAATACCAACTCAGCCGTCACAACCTAGGCTGGATGGTTCTTGACCAGATCGCAACAGATTTAAATCTTCAGTGGTCAACCCATAAGTATAGCCTGACTGCCAAAAATTCTGATCTAATTCTAGCAAAACCAACTACCTATATGAACCTCAGCGGGGAAGCAGTTCAAAAGCTCAAAGCTTTTTATAAACTCGACAACCAAGATATCGCCATCGTCTATGATGACTTTGCCATTGAATTTGGTGCTTTGAGGATTCGTCAATCTGGTAGTGGGGCAGGCCACAATGGGATCAAGTCTGTTATCGGTACCATTGGAGAAGATTTCTGGCGTTACCGGATAGGGATCGGCCCCAAACCTAACTATCAAGCGACTCGAGACTTTGTTTTGGCTAATTTTTCAGACGATGAAGCTACCAGTCTAAACACATTTGTTCCTGCTATAGCTCAATATCTACTAGATACACCTCAACCGACAGACACCACCCTAAATCTTAAGTTTTAA
- a CDS encoding rRNA pseudouridine synthase, whose product MSHHQPSLRVNKALVELGLANSRRKADQLILSHQVRINGRLAQPVNQVLAGDILETPTNSATYQVSSPNKQLILLNKPKGYLSSHTPQDAPTLFDLLPTKYSSYKIAGRLDKESRGLVILSLNGSIIQSLSHPSQDKLKYYQVQLDRTITDFESIKTSFISGIIIDNQTYQAQGIKPIKPDLVEIILITGKNRQIRKMFQAIGYQVVDLIRIRIGDYQLGDLGEGQYRIVQTMQGHPK is encoded by the coding sequence GTGTCCCACCATCAGCCTTCACTCAGAGTTAACAAAGCCCTAGTCGAACTAGGCCTTGCCAACTCTAGACGTAAAGCTGATCAACTAATTCTCTCTCATCAAGTCAGGATCAATGGTAGATTAGCCCAGCCTGTCAATCAAGTATTGGCTGGTGATATCTTGGAAACTCCGACCAATTCAGCAACTTACCAAGTCAGCTCGCCTAATAAACAACTAATCTTACTAAATAAACCTAAAGGCTACTTATCCAGTCATACACCTCAAGATGCACCAACTCTGTTTGATCTTTTACCTACTAAGTATTCCAGCTATAAAATTGCAGGAAGACTGGACAAGGAAAGTCGTGGGCTTGTAATCCTTAGCCTTAATGGCTCAATTATTCAAAGCCTGAGCCACCCAAGTCAAGATAAGCTAAAGTATTACCAAGTCCAGCTAGATCGTACCATTACTGATTTTGAATCAATAAAAACCTCCTTTATCTCAGGCATTATAATAGACAATCAAACCTATCAAGCCCAAGGTATCAAGCCAATCAAACCAGACCTAGTGGAAATAATCTTGATTACTGGCAAAAACCGCCAAATCCGCAAAATGTTTCAAGCCATTGGCTATCAAGTAGTTGACCTTATAAGGATTAGGATTGGTGATTACCAGCTCGGCGATCTAGGGGAAGGGCAGTATCGAATTGTTCAAACTATGCAAGGGCACCCTAAGTGA
- the der gene encoding ribosome biogenesis GTPase Der, producing MQQATFSIFGRTNVGKSTLFNHMIGQRLAIESDYLNTTRDPIRQPVEFDQQNWQIVDTPGLDKTDDTLAKLAMDQIDKLIDDSNVCALVVDGTVEPSELDISLARRLRRSGKPVLLLVNKADISSKFLGLENYQKLGIKEMIPISSIHNIGIDQIRSALSNYYSLSNNQSGDPRSEINISLIGKPNVGKSSLLNALSKHKVSLVSEIAGTTRDQISANWQVEDQTISLVDTAGIRKSGKVSKQIEKLSLLRTKKAIEQSEICLLVLDAELPDGHLDQKIAGMIDQAGKGLIVIINKWDKIDQIEQEIFKQTVAKSFQFIWWAPIVFISAKTGLGLDKLADLVKIVENNIHQPKSIKQIDRILSQSFQKHPAKTIKEHKTVKFSNAKLVDNLPLTIQLYGRDISQLHFSYLRYLENRIRDQLEMTGVPIKIINHPPR from the coding sequence ATGCAACAAGCAACTTTTAGTATATTTGGTAGAACCAACGTCGGCAAATCCACCTTATTTAATCATATGATTGGTCAGCGTCTAGCAATCGAATCAGATTATCTCAACACCACTCGTGATCCAATCAGGCAACCCGTTGAGTTTGATCAGCAAAATTGGCAGATAGTCGACACGCCTGGCCTTGACAAGACGGATGATACTCTCGCAAAATTGGCAATGGATCAGATTGATAAACTCATTGATGACAGTAACGTATGTGCCCTAGTGGTTGATGGAACTGTAGAACCTAGTGAGCTAGACATTAGTCTCGCTAGACGTCTTAGGAGAAGTGGCAAGCCCGTACTATTACTAGTCAATAAGGCTGATATATCAAGCAAGTTTCTTGGACTCGAAAATTATCAAAAGCTTGGTATTAAAGAGATGATACCCATCTCATCTATCCACAACATCGGGATAGACCAGATTAGATCAGCTCTTTCAAACTATTACTCTTTATCGAATAATCAATCAGGTGATCCCAGATCAGAAATTAACATCAGTCTGATCGGAAAACCAAACGTTGGTAAATCCTCACTGCTTAATGCCTTATCCAAACATAAAGTTAGTCTAGTATCTGAAATAGCAGGTACTACCAGAGACCAGATCTCAGCCAATTGGCAAGTGGAAGACCAAACAATTAGTCTGGTAGACACTGCGGGAATTAGAAAAAGTGGCAAAGTCAGTAAACAAATTGAGAAGCTATCCCTCTTGAGAACCAAAAAAGCAATTGAACAGTCTGAAATCTGCCTCCTAGTCCTAGATGCAGAACTGCCTGATGGGCACCTGGATCAAAAGATAGCAGGGATGATTGATCAAGCTGGCAAAGGGTTAATAGTAATCATAAACAAATGGGATAAGATTGATCAAATCGAACAAGAAATTTTCAAGCAAACAGTAGCAAAGTCTTTCCAATTCATCTGGTGGGCTCCAATCGTCTTCATCTCTGCCAAGACTGGACTCGGACTGGACAAATTGGCTGATTTAGTAAAGATTGTTGAGAACAATATTCATCAACCCAAAAGTATCAAGCAAATTGATAGAATCCTCAGTCAATCCTTCCAAAAGCATCCCGCAAAAACTATCAAGGAGCATAAGACTGTCAAGTTTAGCAATGCTAAGCTTGTTGACAACTTGCCTCTGACGATTCAACTCTACGGTCGAGATATTAGCCAGCTTCATTTTTCCTATCTTAGATATCTAGAAAATCGAATTAGAGACCAGCTGGAAATGACTGGTGTCCCGATCAAGATTATCAACCATCCACCCAGATGA
- a CDS encoding HAMP domain-containing histidine kinase, with amino-acid sequence MQNQKYNPFVLIYSGIVLAGLGGLNFILLLNREGPLSIIGILLLSWIMLGTIYYWFVYPRTPNYFELSGFTFFWIGWGITVTDLQIIDLSDNQYLQLIALGLGIALYSTAGVYLAWQLKKSNWYLMALRNRINSDAVSQGLVVNSIADAIISVDNQLGVTLMNPAAQKLTGWDLSQARGLNIGQILILYDQSGNQLQETSPFYKVLATAKVIRDSDIYLFDKTQQRIDLSISAAPSFDTNKNINGVIAIIRDISEQKATEREKDEFISTASHEMRTPVTAIEGNLSLALNPKLATIDDRARKFLDKAHQSVLHLGSLFKDLLSTTQIDDNANIGQLEIVNLNKILKKVFEEMQTIAQSKAVELILDFGGNGAENTLAPSAPIRANQDKINEVVSNLVDNAIKFSNHGRVTIRSKVTPDYCLVEVEDDGIGISPEDQKHLFQKFYRVNNSFTREIGGTGLGLYIARNIIEKFGGRIWVSSIQTPDQHGTIFSFSLPLAKDANQAKIPEYLQNNPTNMVR; translated from the coding sequence GTGCAAAATCAAAAATATAATCCATTTGTACTGATTTATTCGGGAATAGTTCTGGCAGGACTGGGTGGTCTTAATTTTATTCTTTTACTCAATAGAGAGGGCCCACTGAGTATTATTGGCATTTTACTACTGAGCTGGATTATGCTTGGCACAATTTATTATTGGTTTGTCTATCCACGCACTCCAAACTATTTTGAGCTTAGTGGCTTTACTTTCTTTTGGATTGGTTGGGGGATTACCGTCACTGATCTTCAGATAATTGACCTAAGTGATAATCAATATTTGCAACTTATTGCCCTAGGCCTAGGAATTGCTCTTTATAGCACTGCTGGAGTTTATCTTGCCTGGCAACTCAAGAAGAGCAATTGGTATCTTATGGCACTCAGAAATCGGATCAATAGTGATGCAGTATCACAAGGCTTAGTAGTCAACTCAATCGCTGACGCAATAATTAGTGTTGACAATCAATTAGGTGTTACGCTGATGAATCCAGCAGCCCAGAAGCTTACGGGTTGGGATCTCAGCCAGGCTAGGGGACTAAATATAGGCCAGATACTCATTCTCTATGATCAATCTGGTAATCAGTTGCAAGAAACCTCACCCTTCTACAAAGTTTTAGCTACCGCCAAGGTAATCAGGGATTCAGATATCTATCTATTTGATAAAACTCAACAAAGAATCGATTTATCTATCTCGGCTGCGCCAAGTTTTGATACCAATAAAAATATCAATGGTGTAATTGCAATCATCAGAGATATTAGTGAACAAAAAGCCACTGAAAGGGAAAAGGATGAATTTATTTCAACCGCCTCCCATGAAATGCGCACACCAGTAACTGCCATCGAGGGCAATCTCTCCCTAGCCCTCAATCCAAAGCTTGCGACAATTGATGACCGAGCTCGCAAATTCCTAGATAAAGCCCACCAATCAGTCCTCCATCTAGGTAGTTTATTTAAAGATCTACTTAGTACCACTCAGATTGATGACAATGCCAATATCGGCCAGCTTGAGATTGTTAATCTCAATAAGATTCTCAAGAAGGTATTTGAAGAAATGCAAACTATTGCTCAATCTAAGGCGGTAGAACTAATTCTTGACTTTGGTGGCAATGGTGCCGAGAATACACTAGCCCCAAGTGCACCTATTCGTGCCAATCAGGATAAGATCAATGAAGTAGTCTCTAATCTCGTTGATAATGCAATAAAATTCAGTAACCATGGACGAGTAACAATTAGAAGCAAAGTTACGCCTGACTACTGTCTAGTAGAAGTTGAGGATGACGGGATTGGTATTAGTCCAGAGGATCAAAAGCATCTCTTTCAGAAATTTTATCGAGTCAATAATAGCTTTACTAGAGAGATTGGTGGTACTGGCCTAGGGCTCTATATTGCTAGGAATATCATCGAAAAATTTGGGGGAAGAATCTGGGTCAGCTCTATCCAAACTCCGGATCAACATGGGACTATTTTTTCTTTTTCTCTACCACTTGCCAAAGATGCAAACCAAGCCAAAATACCTGAATATTTGCAAAATAATCCAACAAATATGGTAAGATAA
- a CDS encoding D-alanyl-D-alanine carboxypeptidase: MFNLIFLGFSALNPHIDYAASLKSSNFDIDAFRSVQQDFSMPQLSAKQFEVYQLDTNTVITDINQQERLPIASLTKLMTALIIVSENQPTQQVITQILDLPSAYHSNYLSANSKTDVQTLLELMLIVSDNQAALNLATYNAGSIEAFVNKMNHYATDLGMANTHFANPYGQDDPKNYSTSDDLIILTKSILNQPVLSRIVGTTHQIINYDGQNFEIINTNKLLPRPDVHGVKTGTDTLAGQCLIVLYQNSAGSFLITILGSDNRYQDATSVIEHLQVLSASD; encoded by the coding sequence ATGTTTAATCTCATATTTCTTGGTTTCTCAGCCCTGAATCCGCATATAGATTATGCTGCCAGCCTCAAATCAAGCAACTTTGATATCGATGCCTTCAGATCAGTCCAGCAAGACTTCAGCATGCCTCAGCTCAGTGCCAAACAATTTGAGGTCTACCAGCTCGATACTAATACAGTTATTACTGACATCAATCAACAAGAAAGGTTGCCCATAGCTTCACTGACCAAACTAATGACCGCCCTAATTATTGTCTCCGAAAATCAACCAACACAACAAGTTATTACCCAGATACTTGATCTGCCGAGTGCTTATCACAGTAATTATTTATCAGCTAATTCGAAAACTGATGTCCAAACCCTACTGGAACTAATGCTAATTGTTTCTGACAATCAAGCTGCTCTCAATCTGGCTACCTATAATGCAGGCTCTATAGAAGCATTTGTCAATAAGATGAATCACTATGCCACTGATCTAGGTATGGCTAATACACATTTTGCCAATCCCTATGGGCAAGATGACCCCAAGAATTATTCTACTTCGGATGACCTGATAATACTCACAAAATCCATTCTAAATCAGCCAGTCTTATCTCGAATTGTTGGAACTACCCACCAGATAATCAACTATGATGGACAAAATTTTGAAATAATTAATACCAACAAATTGCTTCCTAGGCCTGATGTCCATGGCGTCAAGACTGGCACCGATACCTTGGCTGGTCAGTGTCTAATCGTGCTTTATCAAAACTCAGCTGGTAGTTTCCTAATCACTATCCTCGGTTCTGACAACCGATATCAAGATGCAACCTCAGTGATCGAACATTTGCAGGTATTAAGTGCTAGTGACTAA